The Odocoileus virginianus isolate 20LAN1187 ecotype Illinois chromosome 12, Ovbor_1.2, whole genome shotgun sequence genome has a segment encoding these proteins:
- the PSMD9 gene encoding 26S proteasome non-ATPase regulatory subunit 9, giving the protein MSEKAGSQSGGSPEASGVTVSDIQELIRRKEEIEAQIKANYEVLESQKGIGMNEPLVDCEGYPRADVDLYQVRTARHNIVCLQNDHKAVMKQVEDALHQLHAHDKEKQARDLAEAHREALSRGQSHGLSPPQAFAKVNSVSPGSPASIAGLQVDDEILEFGSVNTQNFQSLQNISSVVQHSEGKPLNVTVMRRGEKHQLRLVPTRWAGKGLLGCSIIPLQR; this is encoded by the exons ATGTCGGAGAAGGCAGGGAGTCAGAGTGGGGGCTCCCCGGAGGCCAGTGGGGTAACTGTCAGCGACATTCAGGAACTGATACGGCGCAAGGAGGAGATCGAGGCCCAGATCAAAGCCAATTATGAAGTGCTGGAGAGC CAAAAAGGCATCGGGATGAACGAGCCACTGGTGGACTGTGAGGGCTACCCCCGGGCAGACGTGGACCTGTACCAAGTCCGAACCGCAAGGCACAACATCGTCT GCCTGCAGAACGACCATAAGGCAGTGATGAAGCAGGTGGAAGATGCCCTGCACCAGCTGCACGCTCACGACAAAGAGAAGCAGGCCCGGGACCTGGCCGAAGCCCACAGGGAGGCCCTGAGCCGCGGCCAGAGCCACGGCCTCAGCCCTCCTCAGGCCTTCGCCAAAGTGAACAGCGTCAGCCCCGGCTCCCCCGCCAGCATCGCG gGTCTGCAAGTGGATGATGAGATTCTGGAGTTTGGCTCTGTGAACACCCAGAACTTCCAGTCACTGCAGAACATCAGCAGTGTGGTCCAGCACAGTGAGGGG AAGCCCCTGAATGTGACAGTGATGCGCAGAGGGGAGAAACACCAGCTTAGACTCGTGCCAACACGCTGGGCAGGAAAAGGACTGCTGGG ctgcaGCATTATTCCATTGCAAAGATGA